A stretch of the Dyella telluris genome encodes the following:
- a CDS encoding YncE family protein, with protein sequence MAIAKSLRSSRLFRLAPFALAAACLGGTALAASAVTTVPGMPAVVNPANMYTEAGLGKLSPVVKNDPARIYVPNLRSNDVYVIDPTTYKVVDKFKVGEGPQHVVPSYDLRTLWVTNNAERKKTGSLTPINAATGKPGTAVPVDDPYNMYFTPDGKESIVVAEAFARLDFRDAHTQVLHSSLQAPECKGINHAEFSIDGSFAIFTCEFTGKLAKIDMVNRKVVGYLDLSKKGMPQDIRSSPDGKTFYVADMMADGLYLIDPYSFKQVGFIKTGVGTHGLYPSRDGTKLYVANRGSNKVHGPRGGKGSVSVVDFATQKVVANWGIPGGGSPDMGNVSADGKTLWLSGRFDDVVYAFDTTTGQVRSIKVGQEPHGLAVWPQPGRYSLGHTGIMR encoded by the coding sequence ATGGCCATCGCTAAATCCCTGCGCTCCTCCCGTCTGTTCCGTCTCGCACCGTTCGCGCTTGCCGCAGCGTGCCTGGGCGGCACCGCCCTGGCGGCTTCGGCCGTGACCACCGTGCCCGGCATGCCGGCGGTGGTGAACCCCGCCAACATGTACACCGAGGCGGGGCTGGGCAAGCTGAGCCCGGTGGTGAAGAACGACCCCGCGCGCATCTACGTGCCGAACCTGCGTTCGAACGACGTGTACGTGATCGATCCGACCACCTACAAGGTGGTGGACAAGTTCAAGGTGGGCGAGGGCCCGCAGCACGTGGTGCCGTCCTATGACTTGCGCACGCTGTGGGTCACCAACAACGCCGAGCGCAAGAAGACCGGCAGCCTCACGCCGATCAACGCCGCCACCGGCAAGCCGGGCACCGCGGTGCCGGTGGATGACCCGTACAACATGTACTTCACGCCGGACGGCAAGGAATCCATCGTGGTGGCCGAGGCCTTCGCACGCCTGGACTTCCGTGATGCGCACACCCAGGTGCTGCATTCCAGCCTGCAGGCGCCGGAGTGCAAGGGCATCAACCACGCCGAGTTTTCCATCGACGGCAGCTTCGCCATCTTCACCTGCGAATTCACCGGCAAGCTGGCGAAGATCGACATGGTGAACCGCAAGGTGGTGGGTTACCTGGACCTGTCCAAGAAGGGCATGCCGCAGGACATCCGCTCGTCCCCGGACGGCAAGACGTTCTACGTCGCCGACATGATGGCTGATGGCCTGTACCTGATCGATCCCTACAGCTTCAAGCAGGTCGGCTTCATCAAGACCGGCGTGGGCACGCACGGCCTGTACCCGAGCCGTGACGGCACCAAGCTGTACGTGGCCAACCGTGGCTCCAACAAGGTGCACGGTCCGCGCGGCGGCAAGGGCAGCGTGTCGGTGGTCGACTTCGCCACGCAGAAGGTCGTCGCCAACTGGGGCATTCCCGGCGGCGGCAGCCCGGACATGGGCAACGTGAGCGCGGACGGCAAGACCCTGTGGCTGTCGGGCCGTTTCGATGACGTTGTCTACGCCTTCGACACCACCACCGGCCAGGTGCGCAGCATCAAGGTGGGCCAGGAGCCGCACGGTCTGGCGGTGTGGCCGCAGCCGGGTCGCTACTCGCTGGGCCATACGGGCATCATGCGCTAA
- a CDS encoding linear amide C-N hydrolase, whose amino-acid sequence MRRQILAVALALSASMATVSSYACTRTLYVGQDNTVITGRNMDWSEDMDSNMWIFPAGIQRDGNAGPNSPKWTSRYGSVIVAGYDIGSVDGINEKGLVMNALYLAETDFGKPDPKRQHLAISLWGQYILDNFASVDEAVKVLAKEPFQIIAPPLPNGKPLTIHMSMSDASGDSAILEYIGGKLVIHHGHQYKVMTNSPVYDEQLALNTYWEGIGGLKFLPGTNRAADRFVRASFLLDAVPKKPDPNYIKGVPNQNYQYQAVAEVLSVQRAVSVPLGISTPDQPNLSSTIWHTVADQKNLTYYFDSATTPNTFWVDLHKVDLKPGAPVKKLTMAGGKVYAGEVSAQFVETPSFKFMPAPAP is encoded by the coding sequence ATGCGTCGCCAGATTCTCGCCGTTGCCCTCGCCCTGTCCGCATCGATGGCCACCGTCTCGTCGTATGCCTGCACGCGCACGCTGTACGTGGGCCAGGACAACACCGTCATCACCGGCCGCAACATGGACTGGTCCGAAGACATGGACTCGAACATGTGGATCTTCCCTGCGGGCATCCAGCGCGACGGCAACGCCGGGCCCAACTCGCCCAAGTGGACCTCGCGCTATGGCAGCGTGATCGTTGCCGGCTACGACATCGGCAGCGTCGATGGCATCAACGAGAAAGGCCTGGTGATGAATGCGCTGTACCTGGCCGAAACCGACTTCGGCAAGCCCGACCCCAAGCGCCAGCACCTGGCGATCAGCCTGTGGGGCCAGTACATCCTCGACAACTTCGCCAGCGTGGACGAAGCGGTGAAGGTACTGGCGAAGGAGCCGTTCCAGATCATCGCGCCGCCGCTGCCCAACGGAAAGCCGCTCACCATCCACATGTCCATGTCCGACGCCAGCGGCGATTCGGCCATCCTCGAATACATCGGCGGCAAGCTGGTGATCCATCACGGCCACCAGTACAAGGTGATGACGAACTCGCCGGTCTACGACGAGCAGCTGGCGCTGAACACTTACTGGGAAGGCATTGGCGGCCTGAAATTCCTGCCGGGCACGAACCGCGCGGCCGACCGCTTCGTGCGCGCCTCGTTCCTGCTGGATGCCGTGCCCAAGAAGCCCGACCCCAACTACATCAAAGGCGTGCCCAACCAGAACTACCAGTACCAGGCCGTGGCCGAAGTGCTGAGCGTGCAGCGCGCGGTGAGCGTGCCGCTGGGCATCTCCACGCCGGACCAGCCGAACCTTTCCTCGACCATCTGGCACACCGTGGCCGACCAGAAGAACCTCACCTACTACTTCGACTCCGCCACTACGCCCAACACGTTCTGGGTCGACCTGCACAAGGTCGACCTGAAACCGGGCGCGCCGGTGAAAAAGCTCACCATGGCCGGCGGCAAAGTGTATGCAGGCGAGGTGTCGGCACAGTTCGTGGAAACGCCGTCGTTCAAGTTCATGCCGGCGCCGGCACCGTAG
- a CDS encoding creatininase family protein gives MPYPSLRALLCGLLLLGAQAAMAQTPRTVQLEDLTWTEIRDQVQAGKTTIIIPIGGTEQSGPGIAVGKHNARAAYLSQKIAERLGNALVAPVVAYVPEGNTAPPSSHMRFPGTITVSDTAFEQMLESAAQSFAVHGFRNVVFLGDHGGYQKDLDRVAAKLNKAWGGKARAIVPPEYYATSSDGFNQILRQHGIKDDEIGTHAGLADTSLQLAVAPQMVRLDRLQHGPKLGTADGVYGGDPRRSSADLGQLGVDAIVVNTANALRRDTQAH, from the coding sequence ATGCCTTACCCGTCGTTGCGAGCCCTGCTGTGCGGGCTCTTGCTGCTGGGCGCGCAAGCTGCCATGGCCCAGACCCCGCGCACGGTGCAGCTCGAAGACCTCACGTGGACCGAGATCCGCGACCAGGTCCAGGCCGGCAAGACCACCATCATCATTCCCATCGGCGGCACCGAGCAGAGTGGCCCGGGCATTGCCGTGGGCAAGCACAACGCGCGGGCGGCCTATCTTTCGCAGAAGATCGCCGAGCGCCTGGGCAATGCCCTGGTGGCCCCTGTGGTGGCGTACGTGCCCGAGGGCAATACCGCGCCGCCCAGCTCGCACATGCGTTTCCCGGGCACCATCACCGTATCGGACACTGCATTCGAGCAAATGCTGGAATCTGCCGCGCAGAGCTTTGCCGTGCACGGCTTCCGCAACGTGGTGTTCCTGGGCGACCACGGCGGTTACCAGAAAGACCTGGACCGCGTGGCGGCAAAGCTGAACAAGGCGTGGGGCGGCAAGGCCCGCGCCATCGTGCCGCCGGAGTACTACGCCACCTCGTCGGACGGCTTCAACCAGATCCTGCGCCAGCACGGCATCAAGGACGACGAGATCGGCACGCACGCCGGCCTGGCCGATACCTCGCTGCAGCTCGCCGTGGCTCCGCAGATGGTACGGCTGGATCGCCTGCAGCACGGCCCGAAGCTGGGCACGGCTGACGGCGTCTACGGCGGCGACCCTCGCCGCTCCTCGGCTGACCTCGGTCAGCTGGGCGTGGATGCTATTGTGGTAAATACCGCCAACGCCCTGCGTCGCGACACGCAGGCGCACTGA
- a CDS encoding class I SAM-dependent methyltransferase codes for MRPTALAVLVALAFPVTATLAAAPASTEVPSYVTAAVSDPARKDDTGADDRRKIADIMTFAQVKPGQSVVDLIPGSGYFTRVFSGIVGAKGRVYAVWPNEYGKEATSDVQASKALVANPHYSNVGVLMVPSKEFKTPEKVDLVFTSQNYHDYPDKFMGNVDPVVFDKQVFDSLKPGGLFVVIDHVAEAGSGMRDTDTLHRIDPAIVKKQVESVGFVFDGESDVLRNPKDPHNIKVFDKSIRGHTDQFVYRFRKPG; via the coding sequence ATGCGTCCCACCGCCCTTGCCGTGCTGGTTGCTCTCGCTTTCCCTGTCACCGCCACGCTGGCCGCTGCGCCGGCGTCGACCGAAGTTCCCTCGTACGTCACCGCGGCCGTCAGCGACCCCGCCCGCAAGGACGATACCGGGGCTGATGACCGCCGCAAGATTGCCGACATCATGACCTTCGCCCAGGTGAAGCCCGGCCAGTCGGTGGTGGACCTGATCCCGGGCAGTGGCTACTTCACCCGCGTGTTCAGCGGCATCGTCGGTGCCAAGGGGCGCGTGTACGCGGTGTGGCCGAACGAGTACGGCAAGGAGGCCACCTCCGATGTGCAGGCGTCCAAGGCGCTGGTCGCCAATCCGCACTATTCCAACGTCGGCGTGCTGATGGTGCCCTCGAAGGAGTTCAAGACGCCGGAGAAGGTTGACCTGGTCTTCACGTCGCAGAACTACCACGACTACCCGGACAAGTTCATGGGCAATGTCGATCCGGTGGTGTTCGACAAGCAGGTGTTCGATTCGCTCAAGCCCGGCGGCCTGTTCGTGGTGATCGACCACGTGGCCGAAGCCGGCTCGGGCATGCGTGACACCGACACGCTGCATCGCATCGACCCGGCCATCGTGAAGAAGCAGGTCGAATCGGTCGGCTTCGTGTTCGATGGCGAGAGCGACGTGCTGCGCAACCCGAAAGATCCGCACAACATCAAGGTATTCGACAAGTCGATCCGCGGTCATACCGACCAGTTCGTCTATCGATTCCGCAAGCCCGGCTAA
- a CDS encoding M20/M25/M40 family metallo-hydrolase, with protein MLKPLFVSLLTCSVALPAMGATLDANQARARDIFSHLIAFKTEIGQGQVPVMANYLADQFRAAGFPDSDIHIIPHGETAAMVVRYRGTGKGGKPIALMAHMDVVTAKPEDWQRDPFKLIEENGYFYGRGTEDIKSGVTVLAANFIQLKKAGFVPTRDLIIVYTGDEETSQDTMDDLVKNHRDLVDAEFALNTDAGGGELGEDGKPLVFGLQTAEKAYADFELTTRNPGGHSSLPRADNAIYELADALKKVQGYAFPVMWNDTTIASFKALGATTQGKVGQAMRDFAKDPHDAAAAAVLAAEPSEVGKTRTTCVATMLRGGHADNALPQSATANINCRVFPGVAIETVRKTLQDQVGPKVEVTLIGHAVASDASPLRPDVVDAVTKAVHTIRPGVTVTPVQESGATDGIYFRAAGIPTYGVNGMFMKNSDSFAHGLNERVPVKSFYDDVAYWHALLTLLAGPGSAK; from the coding sequence ATGCTGAAGCCCCTGTTCGTTTCCCTGCTGACCTGTTCCGTCGCGCTGCCTGCCATGGGGGCGACACTGGACGCCAACCAGGCCCGTGCACGGGATATCTTCAGTCACCTCATCGCCTTCAAGACCGAGATCGGGCAGGGGCAGGTGCCGGTGATGGCGAACTACCTGGCCGATCAGTTCCGTGCGGCGGGTTTTCCCGATTCGGACATCCATATCATTCCGCACGGCGAGACCGCCGCGATGGTGGTGCGCTACCGCGGCACCGGCAAGGGCGGCAAGCCTATCGCGCTGATGGCGCACATGGACGTGGTTACCGCCAAGCCGGAAGACTGGCAGCGCGACCCGTTCAAGCTGATCGAAGAGAACGGCTATTTCTACGGGCGCGGTACCGAGGACATCAAGAGCGGCGTCACCGTGCTGGCGGCCAACTTCATCCAGCTGAAGAAGGCCGGCTTCGTGCCCACGCGTGACCTCATCATCGTCTACACCGGTGACGAGGAAACCTCGCAGGACACCATGGACGATCTGGTCAAGAACCATCGCGACCTGGTCGACGCGGAGTTCGCCCTCAACACCGATGCCGGTGGTGGCGAACTCGGCGAAGACGGCAAGCCGCTGGTGTTCGGCCTGCAGACGGCTGAAAAGGCCTATGCGGATTTCGAGCTCACCACGCGCAACCCCGGCGGTCATAGCTCGTTGCCGCGCGCCGACAACGCCATCTATGAGCTGGCCGATGCGTTGAAGAAGGTGCAGGGTTACGCGTTTCCGGTGATGTGGAACGACACCACCATCGCATCGTTCAAGGCATTGGGTGCGACGACGCAGGGCAAGGTGGGGCAGGCGATGCGCGACTTCGCCAAGGATCCGCATGACGCGGCGGCGGCTGCCGTACTCGCTGCCGAGCCGTCGGAAGTGGGCAAGACGCGCACCACCTGCGTGGCGACCATGTTGCGCGGGGGGCACGCGGACAACGCGCTGCCGCAGTCGGCGACGGCCAACATCAATTGTCGCGTGTTCCCGGGTGTGGCCATCGAAACGGTGCGCAAGACACTGCAGGATCAAGTGGGCCCGAAAGTCGAGGTCACCCTGATCGGCCATGCCGTGGCCAGCGACGCTTCGCCGCTGCGTCCAGACGTGGTGGATGCCGTCACCAAGGCCGTGCATACGATCCGCCCGGGCGTCACGGTTACGCCGGTGCAGGAATCGGGTGCCACCGACGGCATCTACTTCCGGGCCGCCGGCATCCCCACGTATGGCGTGAATGGCATGTTCATGAAGAACAGCGATTCCTTCGCCCACGGCCTGAACGAGCGTGTGCCGGTGAAGTCCTTCTATGACGACGTGGCCTACTGGCACGCGCTGCTGACCCTGCTGGCGGGGCCCGGTTCGGCGAAATAA
- a CDS encoding oxidoreductase-like domain-containing protein translates to MTDPLQTTKAEGAGAPSNDPSPTPPQRPDDEDCCGQGCVPCIFDLYDEAMGRYREALAAWKERHPGESPG, encoded by the coding sequence TTGACTGATCCACTGCAAACCACGAAGGCGGAGGGCGCAGGCGCGCCCTCCAACGATCCATCGCCCACGCCACCGCAGCGCCCCGACGACGAAGACTGCTGCGGCCAGGGCTGCGTGCCCTGCATCTTCGATCTCTATGACGAAGCCATGGGGCGCTATCGCGAAGCGCTTGCCGCGTGGAAAGAGCGGCATCCGGGCGAGTCGCCCGGTTGA